One window of Jannaschia sp. CCS1 genomic DNA carries:
- a CDS encoding bifunctional cobalt-precorrin-7 (C(5))-methyltransferase/cobalt-precorrin-6B (C(15))-methyltransferase, with product MANLPWITIIGLGEDGPEGLPPASRDALAAAEIIMGPARHLALIGPTNAQQVEWPVPFADGIDVLRGHGGRPVAVLVSGDPFWYGAGRAMSKAFGRDAWRAIPVPSVFSLVSSRMGWPIEDTLCIGLHARPFEQLRAKLAPGRRIIATLRDGPAVSGVAHFLRDTGFGGSTLTVCEAVGGPREVVTQVSVAEALKGGFSHPVTVAVELHGTGEVIPLASGRPDALFQTDGVMTKRPVRALTLSALAPRAGEHLWDIGGGSGSIAVEWALADRTCTATVVETRADRVALIRANVESFGLTDQVTVLEGMAPGAMADAPPANAVFIGGGLSPEMLQFVTALPKGTRVVANAVTLEAEAHLAQAQGSFGGDLMRIEIAHAQPLGPKRGWTSAYPVVQWSVTL from the coding sequence ATGGCTAACCTTCCGTGGATCACGATCATCGGGCTCGGCGAAGATGGACCGGAGGGGCTGCCGCCTGCAAGCCGGGACGCGCTGGCGGCGGCGGAAATCATCATGGGCCCGGCGCGCCACCTGGCCTTGATCGGCCCGACCAATGCGCAGCAGGTTGAATGGCCTGTGCCCTTTGCCGACGGGATCGACGTGTTGCGTGGGCACGGAGGCCGCCCGGTGGCTGTGTTGGTCTCAGGCGATCCATTCTGGTACGGGGCAGGGCGTGCGATGTCCAAGGCTTTTGGTCGCGATGCCTGGCGCGCGATCCCGGTGCCGTCGGTATTTTCGCTGGTGTCGTCCCGGATGGGGTGGCCGATTGAAGACACGCTCTGCATCGGATTGCACGCGCGCCCTTTCGAGCAATTGCGGGCCAAACTGGCGCCGGGCAGGCGGATCATCGCGACCCTGCGGGACGGCCCCGCCGTGTCAGGCGTCGCACACTTCCTGCGCGATACCGGGTTCGGCGGATCGACCCTGACGGTATGCGAAGCGGTTGGAGGCCCCCGGGAGGTCGTCACGCAGGTGTCCGTCGCGGAGGCGCTGAAGGGCGGCTTCAGCCATCCCGTCACCGTCGCGGTGGAGCTTCACGGGACGGGGGAGGTCATCCCGCTGGCGAGCGGCAGACCTGATGCGCTGTTTCAGACCGACGGCGTCATGACCAAACGCCCGGTCCGCGCCCTGACGCTGTCTGCACTGGCCCCTCGCGCGGGCGAGCACCTGTGGGATATCGGCGGTGGCTCAGGTTCCATCGCCGTGGAATGGGCCTTGGCAGATCGGACCTGCACAGCGACGGTCGTTGAGACCCGGGCTGATCGTGTCGCCCTGATCCGCGCCAACGTTGAGAGCTTTGGGCTGACGGATCAAGTCACGGTGCTGGAAGGAATGGCCCCCGGGGCCATGGCCGATGCGCCGCCCGCCAATGCCGTGTTCATCGGCGGTGGATTGTCGCCCGAGATGCTGCAATTCGTGACGGCTCTGCCCAAGGGAACCCGGGTCGTGGCCAACGCCGTCACCCTGGAGGCCGAGGCGCATCTGGCGCAGGCGCAAGGATCCTTCGGAGGAGACTTGATGCGCATAGAGATCGCCCACGCGCAGCCGCTGGGGCCAAAACGCGGCTGGACCTCAGCCTATCCGGTCGTGCAATGGAGCGTCACGCTATGA